One window from the genome of Streptomyces sp. WZ-12 encodes:
- a CDS encoding TetR/AcrR family transcriptional regulator, which produces MAAQKKSGDADAPVLWERIERPTAAPRASLTPQKIAAVAVQVADTEGFAAVTMRRLATELGVAPMAAYRHVSGKDDLWALMVDQVTAELAVPDEATGWRDILHAYATASRAMMLRHPWLAQLPTQHFVLTPNRMAIAERQLAALDGHGMDTDSVMAAFRAVNAYVHGAAQSEVALRQYMEDNGWASGDETRRALAPQMTYLMETGRYPTYRRYTLGAGRKDDAAWQFETGLDCVLDGIAARIDS; this is translated from the coding sequence GTGGCAGCCCAGAAGAAGAGCGGAGATGCGGATGCGCCCGTGCTGTGGGAGCGCATAGAGCGCCCCACCGCCGCGCCCCGCGCCTCACTGACGCCGCAGAAGATCGCCGCCGTGGCGGTGCAGGTCGCCGACACCGAGGGCTTCGCCGCCGTCACCATGCGCCGCCTCGCCACCGAGCTGGGAGTCGCGCCCATGGCCGCGTACCGCCACGTCTCGGGCAAGGACGACCTGTGGGCGCTGATGGTCGACCAGGTCACGGCCGAACTCGCCGTACCCGACGAGGCGACCGGCTGGCGCGACATCCTGCACGCCTACGCCACGGCCAGTCGCGCCATGATGCTGCGGCATCCCTGGCTGGCCCAACTGCCCACACAGCACTTCGTACTGACGCCGAACCGGATGGCGATCGCGGAACGCCAGCTTGCCGCGCTCGACGGCCACGGCATGGACACCGACTCGGTGATGGCCGCCTTCCGCGCGGTCAACGCCTATGTGCACGGCGCGGCGCAGTCCGAGGTGGCGCTACGCCAGTACATGGAGGACAACGGCTGGGCCAGCGGCGACGAAACACGCCGCGCGCTCGCACCCCAGATGACCTATCTGATGGAGACCGGCCGCTACCCGACCTACCGGCGCTACACCCTCGGGGCCGGGCGCAAGGACGACGCCGCCTGGCAGTTCGAGACGGGACTCGACTGCGTACTCGACGGCATCGCGGCCAGGATCGACAGCTAG
- a CDS encoding NADPH-dependent FMN reductase, which translates to MSEQPQQLRVAVVVGSTREGRFAPVVTRWIKSHLDQRDDMSVDVVDLAETPLSTVFPAFGQPPAPGTEEALAEVSPRLAAADAFVFVTPEYNHSFPASLKNAIDWHNEQWHAKPIGFVSYGGISGGLRAVEQLRLVMAELHATAIRNTVSLHNAWGLFDEEYAMRDTQSDAAAKTMLDQLAWWAQALRDARNARPYTT; encoded by the coding sequence ATGAGTGAGCAGCCGCAGCAGCTCCGCGTAGCGGTCGTCGTCGGCAGCACCCGGGAGGGCCGCTTCGCACCCGTCGTCACACGGTGGATCAAGAGCCACCTCGACCAGCGCGATGACATGAGCGTCGACGTCGTCGACCTGGCCGAGACCCCGCTGTCCACCGTCTTCCCGGCCTTCGGTCAGCCGCCCGCGCCCGGCACCGAAGAAGCCCTCGCCGAGGTCTCACCGCGCCTGGCGGCCGCCGACGCGTTCGTGTTCGTCACGCCGGAGTACAACCACAGCTTTCCGGCGTCCCTGAAGAACGCCATCGACTGGCACAACGAGCAGTGGCACGCCAAGCCAATCGGCTTCGTCTCCTACGGCGGCATCTCGGGCGGCCTGCGCGCGGTCGAGCAACTCCGGCTCGTCATGGCGGAGTTGCATGCGACCGCCATCCGCAACACGGTCAGCCTGCACAACGCCTGGGGCCTGTTCGACGAGGAGTACGCGATGAGGGACACGCAGAGCGACGCCGCGGCCAAGACGATGCTCGACCAACTCGCCTGGTGGGCCCAGGCACTGCGGGACGCCAGGAACGCCCGCCCCTACACCACCTGA
- a CDS encoding MDR family MFS transporter, translated as MNQRMGEAAPKTAEPGADQSPTAAPAMAPPSRLAILGLLLGIILATLDGTIVGTALPTIVGELGGLDHFSWVVTAYLLSTAVSTPIWGKAGDLYGRKGSYLTSIAVFLVGSVLCGLAQDMGQLIAFRALQGLGAGGLFVGALSLLGTLLPPAQAGRSQSMIGVLLPVAMIGGPLLGGFLTDQMDWRWVFYVNVPVGAAALLIVGLRIRLRGERGPARIDFLGAALLTAGVLALSLIGTWAGAAYDWISPQIAGLAALSVGALGWFVHVERRAPEPIIPPRLFRDRNFTLAQTLSFLVGAAMLAAASYLPQYMQFVRGMSSTESGLLLLPLMLGMMGAQLFIGRAVANGGGYRGYPIAGGTVATAGALALLMVGADTATAVASALTLVLGLGLGCLMQPAMLITMNSPEPRDMGAASGTTTLLRTIGGSLGVAVLGSVYTGRMAATLTDRLGRDEERLAGGHEVTPAVLLGLPDGVRDAFRAGVTGGLHSVMIGTAALCAVAFAAAWLIREVPLRTAPGAADGVAGRDVGDVPRRC; from the coding sequence ATGAATCAGCGTATGGGAGAAGCCGCGCCCAAGACAGCGGAGCCCGGTGCCGACCAGTCACCGACCGCGGCGCCGGCCATGGCGCCACCGTCGCGCCTCGCCATCCTGGGACTGCTGCTCGGCATCATCCTGGCGACACTCGACGGCACGATCGTCGGTACCGCCCTGCCCACGATCGTCGGCGAACTGGGCGGCCTGGACCACTTCTCCTGGGTGGTGACCGCCTATCTGCTCAGCACCGCCGTCTCCACTCCGATCTGGGGAAAGGCCGGCGACCTCTACGGCCGCAAGGGCAGCTACCTGACCTCGATCGCGGTCTTCCTCGTCGGGTCGGTGCTCTGCGGACTCGCCCAGGACATGGGGCAGTTGATCGCCTTCCGGGCACTCCAGGGGCTCGGCGCGGGCGGCCTCTTCGTGGGTGCGCTCTCCCTCCTCGGGACCCTCCTGCCGCCCGCGCAGGCGGGGCGCTCCCAGTCGATGATCGGCGTACTGCTGCCGGTCGCCATGATCGGCGGCCCGCTGCTCGGCGGCTTCCTCACCGACCAGATGGACTGGCGCTGGGTCTTCTACGTCAACGTGCCCGTCGGCGCCGCCGCACTCCTGATCGTCGGGCTCCGCATCCGACTGCGCGGCGAGCGCGGCCCGGCCCGCATCGACTTCCTGGGCGCCGCACTCCTCACGGCGGGCGTTTTGGCGCTCTCCCTGATCGGGACCTGGGCCGGCGCGGCGTACGACTGGATCTCACCGCAGATCGCGGGGCTCGCCGCACTCTCGGTGGGCGCCCTCGGCTGGTTCGTCCACGTGGAGCGACGAGCACCCGAACCCATCATCCCGCCGCGCCTGTTCCGCGACCGCAACTTCACCCTCGCCCAGACTCTGAGCTTCCTGGTGGGCGCGGCGATGCTGGCCGCGGCGAGCTATCTGCCGCAGTACATGCAGTTCGTACGGGGCATGTCGTCGACGGAAAGCGGGCTGCTGCTGCTCCCACTGATGCTCGGCATGATGGGCGCGCAGCTGTTCATCGGGCGGGCGGTGGCCAACGGCGGCGGGTACCGCGGGTACCCCATCGCGGGCGGCACGGTCGCCACGGCAGGCGCCCTGGCCCTGCTCATGGTCGGCGCGGACACCGCCACGGCGGTGGCCTCCGCGCTGACGCTCGTCCTCGGCCTGGGCCTGGGCTGTCTGATGCAGCCCGCGATGCTCATCACCATGAACAGCCCGGAGCCCCGCGACATGGGCGCGGCCAGCGGCACCACCACGCTGCTACGGACCATCGGTGGCTCGCTCGGCGTCGCCGTGCTCGGCTCCGTCTACACAGGCCGCATGGCCGCCACCCTCACGGACCGGCTCGGCCGGGACGAGGAGCGGCTCGCCGGCGGCCACGAAGTGACCCCCGCGGTGCTGCTCGGGCTGCCCGACGGCGTGCGGGACGCCTTCCGTGCCGGGGTCACCGGCGGACTGCACAGCGTCATGATCGGCACGGCCGCGCTGTGTGCCGTCGCCTTCGCGGCCGCCTGGCTGATCCGCGAGGTGCCGCTGCGGACGGCCCCGGGCGCGGCGGACGGTGTTGCTGGCCGTGACGTTGGTGACGTGCCACGTCGATGTTGA
- a CDS encoding DNA polymerase III subunit beta family protein, with amino-acid sequence MPIGVFAQRSGLTSSALRFYADSGLLPPADVDPVTGYRYYAAVQLERATTLRQLREIAMSLAAVEAVLAAGADEAARLLDEHVAKIEGDAAAARRKAAVIKSALGGNVPGLLIATLKGPVLADAVEQVLTATACEPGMAVLAGLHIEASDEAIALTATDRYRLSTRTLVPARAAEQTWAGTVDGDDLRAAVADVRRSALIRIEAVPHGIWLRMPEREDRHCRTLPEEFPDHRLMLDALDEVTTRVTVSKDLLLRVLEEHPDEHVLLHITDHSVNVRPPNDKHPGIPLSATVTGEALQIRFEMTTLYPAVSTAIGPDVMLDLRGHDQPVTIRSADRGDLTTLSMPIKFDPSA; translated from the coding sequence ATGCCAATCGGCGTCTTTGCCCAGCGCAGTGGCCTGACCTCCAGCGCGTTGCGGTTCTACGCCGATTCCGGGCTACTGCCGCCTGCCGACGTAGATCCGGTCACGGGCTACCGCTACTACGCCGCCGTCCAGTTGGAGCGGGCGACCACGCTGCGTCAGCTCCGCGAGATCGCCATGTCGCTGGCTGCGGTCGAGGCGGTCCTTGCCGCCGGGGCGGACGAGGCGGCGCGGCTGCTCGACGAGCATGTCGCCAAGATCGAAGGGGACGCGGCGGCAGCGCGGCGGAAGGCGGCGGTCATCAAGTCCGCGCTCGGTGGCAACGTGCCTGGTCTGCTGATCGCCACGCTGAAGGGTCCAGTGCTGGCAGATGCGGTCGAGCAAGTTCTGACCGCGACCGCCTGCGAGCCGGGGATGGCGGTGCTCGCCGGCCTGCACATCGAGGCGAGTGACGAGGCAATCGCACTGACGGCGACCGACCGGTACCGGCTCTCCACTCGGACCCTGGTGCCAGCGCGGGCAGCCGAGCAGACCTGGGCCGGCACGGTCGACGGCGACGACCTCCGGGCTGCGGTAGCCGACGTCCGGCGCAGTGCGCTGATCCGTATCGAAGCGGTGCCGCACGGGATCTGGCTGCGCATGCCCGAGCGGGAGGACCGGCACTGCCGGACACTGCCTGAGGAGTTCCCCGACCACCGTCTGATGCTTGACGCCCTGGACGAGGTCACCACCCGCGTGACGGTCTCGAAGGACCTGCTGCTGCGGGTTCTGGAAGAGCACCCCGACGAACACGTCTTACTGCACATCACCGATCACAGCGTGAACGTCCGGCCCCCGAACGACAAACACCCCGGAATCCCACTCTCCGCCACGGTGACGGGCGAGGCCCTCCAGATCCGGTTCGAGATGACCACGCTCTATCCCGCCGTGAGCACGGCGATTGGCCCCGACGTGATGCTCGATCTGAGGGGACACGACCAGCCCGTCACGATCCGCTCCGCCGACCGAGGCGATCTCACCACCCTGTCCATGCCCATCAAGTTCGACCCCTCAGCCTGA
- a CDS encoding MarR family winged helix-turn-helix transcriptional regulator, with amino-acid sequence MADVDAVTRAVLTASRVLVGVSARSLAATEDTVTLPQFRLLVTLSVHDDTNLSAVAELLGVNPSTAMRMIDRLTTAGLTKRHPNPANRRESLIQLTEDGRRIVDEVTARRRAEIATIVSHMDPAHGQALIDALTAFAHAADEPAVPTTGPDAYPLGWTDSTTG; translated from the coding sequence ATGGCGGACGTCGACGCGGTCACCCGCGCGGTACTCACCGCCTCTCGCGTTCTGGTCGGCGTCTCCGCGCGCTCCCTGGCCGCCACCGAAGACACGGTCACACTGCCCCAGTTCCGCCTACTGGTGACACTGTCCGTGCACGACGACACCAACCTCTCCGCCGTGGCCGAACTCCTGGGCGTCAACCCCTCCACGGCGATGCGCATGATCGACCGGCTCACCACCGCCGGCCTGACCAAACGACACCCCAACCCCGCCAACCGACGGGAATCCCTGATCCAACTCACCGAAGACGGGCGCCGGATCGTCGACGAGGTCACCGCCCGCCGCCGCGCGGAAATCGCCACCATCGTCAGCCACATGGACCCCGCCCACGGCCAGGCCCTCATCGACGCCCTCACCGCCTTCGCCCACGCCGCGGACGAACCAGCCGTCCCCACCACCGGACCGGACGCCTACCCCCTGGGCTGGACCGACAGCACCACCGGCTGA
- a CDS encoding chloride channel protein: protein MVLAVVVGAGAGLGSVAFRWLITTFTHLFSGHADYASAGGRANPHVPWLGPFFVVVAPVVGGLLYGPLVDRFAKEARGHGVPEVMLAVAQRGGRINPQVCVVKALASALCIGSGGSVGREGPIVQIGSALGSTLGRVAKVPTEQLRLLVACGAAGGIAATFNAPLAGVFFAMELILGTFSAEAFAAAVLSSVTASVIGRAAFGNTAFLALPPFHVQHVAQYGLFALLGVVAGVVGVGFTRVLYWIEDACDWAWRGPEWLRPAAGGLLLGLVLLALPEMYGVGYPVLHKATQGGYVIGFLLLLLVGKILATSLTIGIGGSGGVFAPSLFIGAMLGAAYGAIAGHLIPSTAGNVGAYALVGMGAAFAGASRAPITAVVILFELTGQYTIILPLMLAIVLAAATGRLLSHDTIYTLKLRRRGIDLRTPAPPGHLGTKWVDTVMEAAPQPLPVDTELLAASDELTRSHHGVLPVVDAHGRCLGMLTARAVAKALADDPDGQPLRVGDLVQPVPVITTQMQLATAVHALAAAPGTGLPVLDPGKEHLVGWLTHQGALRAMHGAVPTPPAAVA, encoded by the coding sequence TTGGTGCTCGCAGTTGTGGTGGGCGCCGGTGCCGGGCTTGGCTCGGTCGCCTTCCGCTGGCTCATCACGACGTTCACCCACCTCTTCTCCGGCCACGCCGACTACGCGAGTGCTGGCGGCCGCGCGAACCCTCATGTGCCCTGGCTCGGCCCATTCTTCGTCGTCGTAGCCCCTGTCGTGGGCGGGTTGCTGTACGGGCCGTTGGTTGACCGGTTCGCCAAGGAGGCCCGTGGGCACGGTGTGCCTGAGGTGATGCTCGCGGTCGCGCAGCGCGGCGGACGGATCAACCCCCAGGTCTGCGTTGTCAAGGCGCTCGCCTCCGCGCTGTGCATCGGTTCCGGCGGCTCCGTCGGACGGGAGGGGCCCATCGTTCAGATCGGCTCCGCCCTCGGCTCCACGCTGGGCCGCGTGGCGAAGGTTCCCACGGAGCAACTGCGGCTGCTGGTGGCCTGCGGCGCGGCCGGCGGCATCGCTGCCACCTTCAACGCCCCGCTTGCCGGCGTCTTCTTCGCCATGGAGCTGATCCTGGGCACCTTCAGCGCCGAGGCGTTCGCAGCGGCGGTGCTCTCCAGCGTCACGGCGAGCGTCATTGGACGTGCGGCGTTCGGCAATACCGCCTTCCTCGCGCTGCCTCCGTTTCATGTCCAACACGTGGCACAGTACGGGCTGTTCGCCCTCCTCGGTGTGGTGGCGGGTGTCGTGGGCGTCGGCTTCACGCGCGTCCTGTACTGGATCGAGGACGCGTGCGACTGGGCCTGGCGCGGTCCGGAGTGGTTGCGGCCGGCGGCCGGCGGGTTGCTGCTCGGGCTGGTGCTGCTGGCGTTGCCCGAGATGTACGGCGTCGGCTATCCCGTACTGCACAAGGCCACCCAAGGCGGCTACGTCATCGGCTTCTTGCTGCTCCTCTTGGTTGGCAAGATCCTGGCCACCAGCTTGACCATCGGCATCGGCGGGTCCGGCGGAGTCTTCGCCCCCAGCCTGTTCATCGGCGCGATGCTGGGCGCCGCCTACGGAGCCATCGCCGGCCACCTCATACCGAGCACCGCCGGTAACGTCGGCGCCTACGCCCTGGTCGGCATGGGCGCAGCCTTCGCCGGCGCCTCACGGGCACCGATCACCGCCGTCGTCATCCTCTTCGAACTCACCGGCCAGTACACGATCATCCTGCCCCTGATGCTCGCCATCGTCCTTGCCGCCGCCACCGGCCGCCTGCTCTCCCACGACACCATCTACACCCTCAAACTCCGCCGCCGCGGCATCGACCTCCGCACCCCCGCGCCCCCAGGCCACCTTGGCACGAAGTGGGTGGACACGGTGATGGAAGCCGCACCACAACCGCTGCCCGTGGACACCGAACTACTCGCGGCATCCGACGAGTTGACCCGCTCCCATCACGGCGTCCTGCCCGTCGTCGACGCCCACGGTCGCTGCCTGGGCATGCTCACCGCCCGAGCTGTCGCCAAGGCCCTCGCCGACGACCCCGACGGTCAACCGCTGCGGGTGGGCGACCTTGTCCAGCCCGTCCCGGTCATCACGACGCAGATGCAACTGGCCACCGCCGTACACGCGTTGGCGGCCGCCCCCGGCACTGGTCTGCCCGTCCTTGACCCGGGCAAGGAGCACCTCGTGGGTTGGCTGACCCACCAAGGCGCCCTCCGCGCCATGCACGGCGCCGTCCCCACGCCGCCGGCTGCCGTGGCCTGA
- a CDS encoding FAD-dependent monooxygenase, which produces MKVVVICGAGIAALALAQRLDILGWHVVLLEKAPGPRTQGYMIDFFGPGYDAAEALGILPRLNELAYPVREVATVDHTGRTRVRLTYTQFSRAVNGRLLSLMRPDLERALRESLPDHIDLRFATSLHRVENTPTGVDVSLTDGTTLAADLLVGADGIHSTVRNLAFGAEEEFLHYLGFHTAAYVFDAPDVHARTLNTTSPRGIRDRAGTGRRCPLGR; this is translated from the coding sequence GTGAAGGTCGTCGTCATCTGCGGGGCCGGCATCGCCGCCCTCGCCCTCGCCCAACGCCTGGACATCCTCGGCTGGCACGTCGTCCTCCTGGAGAAAGCACCCGGCCCACGCACACAGGGCTACATGATCGACTTCTTCGGCCCCGGCTATGACGCCGCCGAGGCCCTGGGGATCCTGCCTCGCCTGAACGAACTCGCCTACCCAGTACGGGAGGTCGCCACCGTCGATCACACCGGCCGCACCCGGGTCCGGTTGACCTACACCCAGTTCAGCCGGGCCGTGAACGGACGCCTGCTCAGCCTGATGCGCCCGGACCTGGAACGAGCCCTGCGCGAAAGCCTCCCAGACCACATCGACCTGCGCTTCGCCACCAGCCTCCACCGGGTCGAGAACACCCCCACGGGCGTTGACGTGTCCCTCACCGACGGCACCACGCTCGCCGCGGACCTTCTGGTGGGCGCGGACGGCATCCACTCCACCGTCCGCAACCTCGCCTTCGGGGCGGAGGAGGAGTTCCTGCACTATCTCGGTTTCCACACCGCCGCCTACGTCTTCGACGCACCCGACGTCCATGCCCGGACACTCAACACCACATCGCCCCGCGGGATACGAGACCGGGCCGGTACGGGCCGCAGATGCCCCCTTGGGCGGTGA
- a CDS encoding FAD-dependent oxidoreductase produces MNPKAEDRVPVLIVGGSLVGLSASLFLGRLGVRHVLVEKHAGTSRHPRGRGNNVRTMELYRVAGAERRIREAASVLAANHGILQARSLIGDEQEWLFREIDPGGGLAKFSPSGWCLCSQNDLEPVLLECARELGGDLRFSTELMTCDQDADGVTAVVKDRNTGEHTTLRADYLIAADGPRSPVRERLGIGQTGPGDLFHNVSITFRAPELADAVGDRHFIACYLTNPEADGALLPVDNHAEWVFHAPWHPDRGETLEDFDDQRCIDHIRRATGVPGMAVEITGKAPWHAAERVAERYSAGRIFLAGDAAHEMSPTGAFGSNTGIQDAHNLAWKLAAVLDGAADPALLDTYEDERRPVAEVTSARASARSAEHSHPGYDPAPGGGGRQRGVLTVALGYSYPRGAVLGADPELPVVPERMRLTGEPGTRAPHLWLHADDGRRSTLDLYERSFVLLTGTEDGKIWRAAAEATAAHWSTRLDHYRVGVGADADLVPDEGIDWAELHGTTPEGAVLVRPDGFVAWRAEGQVADPEGALREVLGGLLRRA; encoded by the coding sequence ATGAACCCCAAGGCCGAAGACCGGGTACCGGTCCTCATCGTCGGCGGGTCCCTGGTGGGCCTGTCCGCCTCGCTGTTCCTCGGACGCCTGGGTGTCCGGCACGTCCTGGTCGAGAAGCACGCGGGCACTTCCCGGCACCCCCGGGGTCGGGGCAACAACGTCCGCACGATGGAGCTGTACCGCGTGGCCGGCGCCGAGCGGCGGATCCGCGAGGCGGCCTCGGTCCTCGCCGCCAACCACGGGATCCTGCAAGCCCGTTCACTGATCGGCGACGAGCAGGAGTGGCTGTTCCGGGAGATCGACCCGGGCGGCGGGCTGGCCAAGTTCAGCCCGTCGGGCTGGTGCCTGTGCAGCCAGAACGACCTGGAGCCGGTGCTGCTGGAGTGCGCCCGGGAGTTGGGCGGCGATCTGCGGTTCAGCACCGAGCTGATGACCTGCGACCAGGACGCCGACGGCGTGACCGCGGTCGTCAAGGACCGGAACACCGGCGAGCACACCACCCTCCGCGCCGACTACCTCATCGCCGCGGACGGGCCGCGCAGCCCGGTGCGCGAGCGTCTCGGCATCGGGCAGACGGGCCCCGGCGACCTCTTCCACAACGTCAGCATCACCTTCCGCGCCCCGGAGCTGGCCGACGCCGTCGGCGACCGCCACTTCATCGCCTGCTACCTGACCAACCCGGAGGCCGACGGGGCCCTGCTGCCGGTGGACAACCACGCGGAGTGGGTCTTCCACGCGCCCTGGCACCCCGACCGGGGCGAGACGCTGGAGGACTTCGACGACCAGCGGTGCATCGACCACATCCGACGGGCAACGGGCGTACCGGGCATGGCGGTTGAGATCACCGGCAAGGCGCCCTGGCACGCCGCGGAGCGGGTCGCCGAGCGGTACTCCGCTGGCCGGATCTTCCTCGCCGGTGACGCGGCCCACGAGATGTCCCCCACCGGGGCGTTCGGTTCCAACACCGGCATCCAGGACGCGCACAACCTCGCCTGGAAACTGGCCGCCGTCCTCGACGGCGCGGCGGACCCCGCGCTGTTGGACACCTACGAGGACGAGCGCCGCCCGGTGGCCGAGGTGACCAGCGCCCGCGCCTCGGCCCGGTCAGCCGAGCACAGCCACCCCGGCTACGACCCGGCGCCCGGGGGCGGCGGCCGGCAGCGCGGCGTGCTGACGGTCGCGCTGGGCTACAGCTACCCGCGCGGTGCGGTCCTCGGTGCCGACCCCGAACTCCCGGTCGTCCCCGAGCGGATGCGGCTGACCGGCGAGCCGGGCACCCGGGCCCCGCACCTGTGGCTGCACGCGGACGACGGGCGACGCTCCACCCTGGACCTCTACGAGCGGTCCTTCGTCCTGCTGACCGGCACCGAGGACGGCAAGATCTGGCGCGCCGCGGCGGAGGCCACCGCCGCCCACTGGTCGACGCGGCTGGACCACTACCGCGTCGGCGTCGGTGCCGACGCCGACCTGGTCCCGGACGAGGGCATCGACTGGGCGGAGCTGCACGGGACGACGCCGGAGGGCGCGGTGCTGGTGCGGCCGGACGGCTTCGTGGCGTGGCGCGCGGAGGGGCAGGTGGCCGACCCCGAGGGCGCCCTGCGCGAGGTCCTCGGCGGCCTGCTCCGCCGGGCCTGA
- a CDS encoding SchA/CurD-like domain-containing protein produces the protein MTTLSERISQSAFDGSRLRVVLMLDLEDGAQQQFLEAYEQLRNQVASVPGHITDQLCQSIENPSQWLITSEWESAPPFLAWVNSEEHVKMVQPLHSCVRDTRSLRFSVLRETSNVAVAAPEPPKGRLQANPRVGDGVVRHALTFTVKPGSESMVADILSGYTSPAARVDDKTRLRRTSLFMYGNRVVRAIEVQGDLIAALRHVSQQPEVRAVEEAINPYLEQDRDLNDPNSARVFFTRAALPAVHHVATGGPEPESAQAVSRHALYYPAKPGFGMTLAKMLARQDEEAADDPACPVYGSTIFQRDDIVVRLIDMREPLDRDPLVSLGARGPRKLAVLRRLLDGDVAGGLTSERELAHFLARADMDLITDRRASDA, from the coding sequence ATGACAACGCTGTCGGAACGAATATCGCAGTCCGCCTTCGACGGCTCCCGGCTCCGGGTCGTGCTCATGCTGGACCTGGAGGACGGTGCCCAGCAGCAGTTCCTGGAAGCCTACGAACAACTCCGGAACCAGGTGGCCTCCGTCCCCGGGCACATCACCGACCAGTTGTGCCAGTCCATCGAGAACCCCTCGCAGTGGCTGATCACCAGTGAATGGGAGAGCGCCCCGCCGTTCCTCGCCTGGGTCAACAGCGAGGAGCACGTCAAGATGGTGCAGCCGCTGCACAGCTGCGTGCGCGACACCCGCTCCCTGCGCTTCAGCGTCCTGCGAGAGACCTCCAACGTCGCCGTCGCCGCCCCCGAGCCCCCCAAGGGCCGGCTGCAGGCGAACCCCCGCGTCGGCGACGGCGTGGTCCGGCACGCGCTGACCTTCACCGTGAAGCCCGGCAGCGAGTCGATGGTCGCCGACATCCTCTCCGGCTACACCTCGCCGGCGGCCCGGGTCGACGACAAGACCCGGCTGCGCCGCACCTCCCTCTTCATGTACGGCAACCGCGTGGTGCGCGCCATCGAGGTGCAGGGCGACCTGATCGCCGCGCTGCGGCACGTCTCCCAACAGCCCGAGGTCCGGGCCGTGGAGGAGGCCATCAACCCGTACCTGGAGCAGGACCGGGACCTCAACGACCCCAATTCCGCCCGGGTGTTCTTCACCCGCGCCGCGCTGCCCGCGGTGCACCACGTGGCGACCGGCGGTCCGGAGCCCGAGAGCGCGCAGGCCGTCTCCCGGCACGCGCTGTACTACCCGGCCAAGCCCGGCTTCGGCATGACGCTGGCCAAGATGCTGGCCCGTCAGGACGAGGAGGCCGCCGACGACCCGGCGTGCCCCGTGTACGGCAGCACCATCTTCCAGCGCGACGACATCGTCGTCCGCCTCATCGACATGCGCGAGCCCCTCGACCGGGACCCGCTGGTCTCCCTCGGTGCCCGCGGTCCGCGCAAACTGGCCGTGCTGCGGCGGCTGTTGGACGGCGACGTCGCCGGCGGCCTGACCAGCGAGCGCGAGCTGGCGCACTTCCTGGCCCGCGCCGACATGGATCTCATCACCGACCGCCGGGCGTCGGACGCCTGA
- a CDS encoding cupin domain-containing protein: MTTHRPRIVDLSETQPNRRRGGDLRAMLTPSAVGSTSGFMGMALVQPGERIGEHYHPYSEEFVYVVQGALEVDLDGETHPLRPDQGLMIPPYMRHRFRNVGDVEARMVFHLGPLAPRPELGHVDTEAAEGAQEGTPAAPPERTEPVS, encoded by the coding sequence ATGACCACGCACCGCCCACGCATCGTGGACCTCAGCGAGACCCAGCCCAACCGCCGGCGCGGAGGTGACCTGCGCGCCATGTTGACGCCCAGCGCGGTGGGATCCACGAGCGGCTTCATGGGCATGGCCCTCGTACAGCCCGGCGAGCGCATCGGGGAGCACTACCACCCGTACTCCGAGGAGTTCGTCTACGTCGTCCAGGGTGCGCTGGAGGTCGACCTCGACGGGGAGACCCATCCGCTCCGCCCGGACCAGGGGCTGATGATCCCGCCGTACATGCGGCACCGTTTCCGCAACGTCGGGGACGTCGAGGCCCGGATGGTCTTCCACCTCGGCCCGTTGGCCCCGCGCCCGGAGCTGGGTCACGTGGACACGGAGGCGGCCGAGGGGGCGCAGGAGGGCACACCGGCCGCCCCACCCGAACGTACGGAGCCGGTGTCATGA